The sequence AGATGGCAACCTTCTTTCCATGCAGCGACTCGATCGTGCGGCGCGCGGTAAAGTCAGCTCCGCGGCGGAAGCCCCAGAAGCCGACGAAAATCAAATCATACCCGTCCACTGACGGCTGGCGGCCTTCCTCGAAAATGTCCTTTTCGCCCGGAAGCGCTTCATAAACGGCTTCGGCGATGGCTTTCGTATTTCCTGTACGGGAAGACCAGAGTACTAAAGATTTCATAGATAGTTCCTCCTCATTGAACTAATGATATGAACGGCGCCGGACTCTTGATTAAGCGCCTTTTTAATAGTACATGGAAGGGCGTTTTTTGTCAAAAGCGCGTTTGACACCGCCCTTCCCCTTCTCTTATGATGAATACAGATAAAGAAAGGAGGAGCCTCATGAAACGCTGGATTATGCATGTGGACATGGATGCGTTCTTCGCGTCCGTCGAGCAGAGGGACAATCCCGAGCTGCGCGGAAAGCCTGTCATCGTCGGCGGCGATTCCAGAAGGGGCGTCGTCGCGACGGCTTCGTATGAAGCAAGGAAGTATGGTGTGCACTCGGCGATGCCGTCGCTCAAGGCGCACGAGCTTTGCCCGGAAGGCATTTTCGTGAGGCCCCGTTTCGATGCTTACAAGAAGGCATCGGATGAAATCCATCAGATCATGCTCCACTATGCGGATGCGTACGAGCCGATTTCCCTGGACGAAGCTTTTCTGGACATCTCGGGCATGGGCGAGAAATACAAGACGCTTGGCGCCATCGGGCGCGCGATCAAGAAGGAAATCTACGACAAGGTCCACCTCGTCGCCTCGGTCGGGATTGCGCCCAACAAGTTCCTCGCCAAGATGGCAAGCGACATGGATAAGCCGGACGGCCTTTTCATCATCCCTTACGGAAAAGAAAAGGACGTCCTCGCCCCTCTCCCCGTCCGCCGTCTCTGGGGCGTCGGGAAGGTGACGGAGAAGAAACTCATCGCTTCGGGCTACAAGACGATCGGAGATATCCAGAATGCGCCGCCCGGCGAACTGGAGTCGCTCTTCGGAAGCCGCGGCGGAGAGCTCCGCGCGCTTGCTTTCGGAAAGGACGACCGCCCCATCGAATCCGAGAGGAAGATCAAGTCGATCGGGGATGAGGAAACGTACGAGCACGACCTGACCGATCCCGAGGAAATCGACAGGCAGATCGCCATCCACAGCGACATCGTCGCACAGAGGCTCCGGAAGCACGATCTCACTGCGAGGACCATTTCCCTTAAAATCCGCTTCGGCTCTTTCGAGACGGTCATGCGCTCCATGTCCCGGGAAGACGGGACGAACCTGCAGGAGGAAATCTATGCGATGTGCCAGGAGCTCCTCCAGCGTATCCCCATCCGGGAGGGCATCCGCCTGATCGGCGTCACGGGCTCGAATCTTTCTTCCGGCCCGCGCATGACGTCCCTCTTTTCCCATGACTGGGAGAAACGGGAAAAAGCCGCCCGCGCAATGGATGAGATCCAGAAGAAATTCGGCAGGCAGGCGCTCCGGAAAGGCTTCTGGCTGGAAGAAGAAGCGAAGAAGGACTCCGGGAAGGAAAAGGACAAGGATGAGTGAATTTCCTCCCCTGTTTTCATAGGCGTATAATAAAGGTATATATAATGTAAGAAGAAAGGAGAACTTTCATGGTTAATGAAGATAGAATGAGACATACCTTCGAGGATCTCGTAAAGATCGACGCACCGAGCAAGGGCGAGCGCGAGGTCTGCGATTACCTGAAGAAGAAATTAAGAGCACTGGGCGCTGCCAAAATCACCGAGGACAATAACGGCTCGGTCAATGGCGGAAACAGCGGCAATCTGATCGCTGTATTCAACGCGAATACGGAAGGCCTTCCTTCCATCGCGCTGACGGCCCACATGGACT is a genomic window of Veillonellaceae bacterium containing:
- a CDS encoding DNA polymerase IV, which produces MKRWIMHVDMDAFFASVEQRDNPELRGKPVIVGGDSRRGVVATASYEARKYGVHSAMPSLKAHELCPEGIFVRPRFDAYKKASDEIHQIMLHYADAYEPISLDEAFLDISGMGEKYKTLGAIGRAIKKEIYDKVHLVASVGIAPNKFLAKMASDMDKPDGLFIIPYGKEKDVLAPLPVRRLWGVGKVTEKKLIASGYKTIGDIQNAPPGELESLFGSRGGELRALAFGKDDRPIESERKIKSIGDEETYEHDLTDPEEIDRQIAIHSDIVAQRLRKHDLTARTISLKIRFGSFETVMRSMSREDGTNLQEEIYAMCQELLQRIPIREGIRLIGVTGSNLSSGPRMTSLFSHDWEKREKAARAMDEIQKKFGRQALRKGFWLEEEAKKDSGKEKDKDE